The Elaeis guineensis isolate ETL-2024a chromosome 14, EG11, whole genome shotgun sequence genome has a segment encoding these proteins:
- the LOC105057813 gene encoding putative disease resistance protein RGA3, producing MADVLLSALLPVVMKKAADRLLQQFGVIWGMEEKLEKLERTLSAFQSVLGDAEQRQVKDADVKRWLAALKDAAYEADDILDEFNVEAMRRKTEIQIDMSKKVRSFFSLHNPVWFRFKMGQKLKEIVQKIDEIAAKRNRFGFTVTAQPQNRDRPQTHSYFDESNVIGREEDKKKIVKLLLDHDRNQNVAVLPIVGMGGLGKTTLAQFVYRDERVVEHFELLIWVCVSDEFDVAKLAKAVIASATGTECQESNMELLQRRLREVLSGKRYLLVLDDVWNEDQAKWDELKTLLGTGGEGSRIIVTTRSERASSIMGTLPTYHLLYLTEDDSWTLFRKRAFEEGAEVPPTLEKIGKEIVKKFGGLPLAVKTLGSLMHSKSEEKEWLSVRDSEIWKMQVGEDGILPALRLSYTHLPSHLKQCFAFCAIFPKDYEMEKDLLIQLWMANGFIPSDGKKELEDKGHEIFNELAWNSFFKDIKEVEEYNEYTVHRFRHKLYHTTTCKMHDLMHGLAQSIMGNECLSTVDPATLENISAKTRHLRTYYDVPLNNYPNIHTLLSRTTVADSSKPTSLRALGVHQYEMRRLPISIGFLKHLRYLDLSRTDIKALPNATSTLFNLQTLKLSHCWSLQKLPKDMRNMISLRHLCIDRCDSLKHLPAGIGQLSSLRTLTKYIVGNDAGRRIGELNSLDLGGFLELYNLRNVRDAADAEYANLSSKHNLRSLILCWDMIAWNAPYCYDCEDVLPTRNAEEVLEALRPPVGLKLLAIWRYGGDRFPTWMMDLRQLVEIHLGVCTGCEHIPPLWQLPFLKFLYLIKMDSVKHICSSTIYGNASNGTVQAFPSLQKLVLDTMKNLENWSEYKGTAEVTLVFPHLAQLRIIDCPNLMTMPKLPSLKRLQMEGTDKQLGLVCSLTTVLSLDIKVHKTSNGTESPPLAQEELPFRYVRALENLIISGASVNLARLLEVEEETSWLNTSLHHLEIRQCDWLFSSSQQAASPLGFWKNLTSLLSLEIYDCDDLVYWPEEEFRGLSFLKKLKIDDCCKWVGPSNLPLSSSTSGDAELLPNLEELNVIRCDGLLELPKLPTTLRSLYVQHCPELNSMTAGLQRATALNSINISNCPSLTSLPEGFGQLTALKSLRIDNCSNLSYLPEGMQGLTALHLLTIAYCPRLSSLPKGLQQRLPSLLSLDIRGCPKLERQYARGGPYWDLISRIPHTGTLSERRSNSNR from the coding sequence ATGGCTGATGTGCTTCTCTCAGCCTTGCTACCGGTGGTGATGAAGAAGGCAGCCGACCGTCTTCTCCAACAGTTTGGAGTGAtatggggcatggaagagaagcTAGAAAAGCTGGAAAGAACACTATCGGCATTCCAGTCCGTACTTGGGGATGCAGAGCAGCGGCAAGTCAAGGATGCAGATGTGAAGAGGTGGTTGGCAGCGCTGAAGGATGCAGCCTACGAAGCAGACGACATACTGGATGAGTTCAATGTGGAAGCAATGCGGCGGAAGACAGAAATTCAGATCGATATGTCAAAAAAGGTGCGCAGCTTCTTTTCTCTTCACAATCCAGTTTGGTTTCGCTTTAAGATGGGGcagaagttgaaagaaattgtccaGAAAATAGATGAAATCGCAGCTAAGAGAAATAGATTTGGTTTCACAGTCACAGCCCAACCACAAAACAGGGATAGGCCACAGACCCACTCCTATTTTGATGAGTCAAATGTCATTGGTAGGgaggaagataaaaaaaaaatagtgaagtTGTTGCTTGATCATGATCGCAACCAGAATGTTGCCGTCCTCCCCATAGTTGGTATGGGTGGACTGGGTAAGACCACACTGGCCCAATTCGTTTACAGAGATGAGAGGGTGGTGGAGCATTTCGAGCTGCTCATATGGGTCTGTGTGTCGGATGAGTTCGATGTTGCAAAACTTGCTAAAGCAGTAATAGCTTCAGCTACAGGAACTGAGTGTCAAGAATCAAACATGGAGTTGTTACAACGCCGCCTTCGAGAAGTTCTAAGTGGGAAACGGTATTTACTTGTATTAGATGATGTTTGGAACGAGGATCAAGCAAAGTGGGATGAGTTAAAAACTTTACTAGGAACTGGTGGAGAAGGGAGTAGGATTATCGTGACTACACGAAGTGAGCGGGCATCATCCATAATGGGTACACTCCCCACTTATCACCTACTATATTTGACTGAGGATGATTCCTGGACATTGTTTAGGAAGAGAGCATTTGAAGAGGGAGCAGAAGTGCCTCCAACTCTGGAAAAAATTGGAAAGGAGATTGTCAAGAAATTTGGTGGGTTACCTCTAGCAGTGAAGACACTAGGGAGCTTAATGCATTCCAAAAGCGAGGAAAAGGAATGGTTGTCCGTGAGGGACAGCGAGATTTGGAAGATGCAGGTTGGTGAAGATGGAATCTTACCAGCACTAAGGTTGAGCTACACTCATTTGCCTTCACATTTAAAACAATGCTTTGCTTTTTGTGCCATATTTCCGAAGGATTATGAGATGGAAAAGGATCTGTTGATTCAACTATGGATGGCTAATGGATTCATTCCATCCGATGGAAAAAAGGAGCTGGAGGACAAAGGGCACGAGATTTTTAATGAGTTGGCTTGGAATTCCTTCTTTAAGGATATCAAGGAAGTTGAGGAATATAATGAGTACACTGTTCACAGATTTAGGCATAAACTTTATCACACAACAACTTGCAAGATGCACGACCTCATGCACGGCCTGGCACAATCCATTATGGGGAATGAATGCCTTAGCACGGTGGACCCTGCCACgttggaaaatatatctgcgAAAACCCGTCACTTACGTACATATTATGATGTCCCACTGAATAATTATCCAAATATTCACACTCTCCTATCACGGACAACGGTGGCGGATTCATCAAAGCCGACGTCATTGAGAGCATTGGGTGTACATCAATATGAAATGAGACGATTGCCTATTTCAATTGGATTTCTGAAACACCTAAGATACCTGGACCTCTCTCGTACTGATATAAAAGCATTACCTAATGCCACCAGCACGCTTTTCAATCTACAAACTCTGAAACTCTCTCACTGCTGGAGTCTACAAAAGCTGCCCAAAGACATGAGAAATATGATTAGCCTGAGGCATCTCTGCATTGACCGATGTGATAGTCTGAAGCATCTGCCAGCAGGTATAGGGCAATTAAGCAGCCTGCGAACATTGACGAAATACATTGTAGGCAATGATGCTGGAAGGCGTATAGGTGAGTTGAATAGCTTAGATCTCGGTGGCTTTCTAGAGCTGTATAACCTGAGGAATGTGAGGGATGCAGCAGATGCGGAATATGCTAATCTCAGTTCCAAACATAACCTTCGCTCATTAATATTATGCTGGGATATGATTGCGTGGAATGCCCCTTATTGTTATGATTGTGAAGATGTTTTGCCAACCAGAAATGCTGAAGAGGTGTTGGAAGCCCTTAGACCTCCTGTTGGCTTAAAGTTGCTGGCAATTTGGCGCTATGGGGGAGACAGATTTCCAACGTGGATGATGGACCTGCGGCAGTTAGTTGAAATCCATCTTGGAGTTTGCACAGGTTGCGAACATATCCCGCCTTTGTGGCAGCTACCTTTCCttaaatttctctacttgattaaGATGGATAGCGTCAAGCACATCTGCAGCAGCACCATCTACGGCAATGCAAGTAATGGCACAGTACAAGCATTCCCCTCATTGCAGAAACTAGTGTTGGATACGATGAAGAACTTGGAGAACTGGTCAGAATATAAAGGAACTGCAGAGGTCACGCTGGTTTTCCCTCACCTTGCCCAGCTTAGGATCATTGATTGCCCAAATTTGATGACCATGCCAAAGCTACCATCTCTAAAACGTTTACAAATGGAAGGAACTGATAAGCAGCTGGGCTTGGTCTGTAGCCTAACCACAGTACTTTCCCTTGACATCAAGGTCCATAAAACGAGCAATGGTACAGAGTCGCCTCCTCTTGCTCAAGAAGAATTGCCTTTCAGGTATGTTAGAGCTCTTGAAAATTTAATTATTTCTGGGGCATCCGTGAATCTGGCACGGCTGCTGGAAGTGGAAGAGGAGACAAGCTGGCTGAACACATCCCTGCATCATTTGGAGATTCGACAGTGCGATTGGTTGTTTTCATCATCACAACAGGCAGCATCACCTTTGGGGTTTTGGAAGAACCTAACTTCTCTCCTATCTTTAGAGATCTATGATTGTGATGATCTAGTCTACTGGCCAGAGGAGGAGTTCCGTGGCTTGAGCTTCCTCAAGAAATTAAAAATCGATGATTGCTGCAAGTGGGTTGGCCCATCAAATTTGCCATTATCCTCGTCAACATCAGGGGATGCAGAGCTCCTACCAAACCTGGAAGAGCTGAATGTCATACGTTGTGATGGTCTGCTGGAATTGCCCAAGTTGCCTACTACCCTCAGATCATTGTATGTTCAGCACTGCCCCGAACTGAATTCCATGACGGCAGGCCTGCAACGTGCCACCGCTCTCAACAGCATAAACATTTCTAACTGTCCAAGCCTGACGTCTCTGCCGGAAGGGTTTGGGCAGCTCACCGCACTCAAGTCTCTGAGAATCGACAATTGCAGCAATTTGTCATATCTGCCAGAAGGGATGCAGGGCCTCACGGCACTTCACCTGCTGACTATTGCTTACTGCCCTCGGCTGTCATCACTACCAAAAGGTCTCCAACAACGACTCCCCAGCCTTCTGAGTCTGGACATTAGAGGGTGCCCCAAGCTGGAGAGACAGTATGCGAGAGGAGGGCCGTATTGGGACCTGATCTCACGCATCCCCCATACCGGAACACTATCTGAGAGGAGGAGCAACTCCAATCGATGA
- the LOC140853612 gene encoding uncharacterized protein codes for MPPRTRLSVADIRQHAVRKRPAAGAGPSQPPKRPRVVPPSEPPRSESEPVIALSVPTVLVDAPPEGASVGVAASPDRRAADSAGGTPTAQQTPEVREEVREPGLPTHATAVPSAETRSGSSLPSISDVRAWTASRGKAPMASGDEGRSAGGSADFPLPEGASGLANHDLARRLCQALLLPADIEAMKNQRVSDMLSSFYPMMIRLVFNISELEAGYRKFGDMRAAWRDKVASLEAEKAILLDQFQQSVDRENRLEGEVSRFSEEISGLKEAKASLESELKSAKDDAAKKSRTILLNEFFFCLFPLFAMPNTSAMSNVSR; via the exons atgccgccgaggacgcgactgtcggtagccgacatacgtcagcacgccgtgaggaagaggccggcggccGGTGCCGGACCGTcacagcctcccaagaggccccgcgtGGTTCCGCCGAGCGAGCCACCCAGGTCGGAGTcggagccggtgatcgcactgtcggtgccgacagtgcttgTTGATGCCCCGCCCGAGGGAGCGTCAGTCGGGGTTGCTGCTTCGCCCGACCGTCGAGCGGCCGATTCTGCCGGGGGCACGCCGACCGCCCAGCAGACTCCGGAGGTTCGGGAGGAAGTCCGCGAACCGGGGCTGCCGACGCATGCCACCGCCGTGCCGTCtgccgagactcggtcgggctcaagcttgccgtcaatctccgacgtcagggcctggacggcaagccgaggtaaggccccaatggcgtcgggtgacgaaggtcgATCGGCGGGTGGGTCGGCCGACTTTCCgcttcccgagggtgcgtcgggcctggccaaccacgacttggccaggagactatgccaagcactcctccttcccgccgacatcgaagcgatgaagaaccagcgtgtttccgacatgctgtcgtccttctatccgatgatgatccgg ctggtcttcaacatatccgagctggaggccggatatcggaagtttggggacatgcgcgcggcctggagagataaggtcgcgagcctcgaagccgagaaggccatccttctcgaccaatttcaacagtcggtcgatcgggagaaccgactcgagggggaggtctcccgattcTCGGAGGAGATCTCCGGACTCAAGGAGGCCAAGGCGTCGCTGGAGTCGGAGCTCAAATCGGCGAAGGATGATGCGgccaagaagtcccggaccatcc TCTTGAATGAATTCTTCTTTTGCCTTTTCCCCCTGTTTGCAATGCCAAACACgtctgcaatgtcgaacgttaGTCGCTGA